Part of the Chitinophaga parva genome is shown below.
TACCTGGCCAATGCATATGAAATGAGCAACACCACGGAAGGCTACCGGTTCAGCCTGAGCGCGCAGGTGGCAGGCAATTTCAATAGCGGCCTGGGTTTCTCCGCGGCCTACACCTATGGTCAGTCCAAAGACCTGTCAAATGGTATCCGCAACTCCATGGAATCTAACTGGCAGTTGAACCAGGCGCTGAATCCGAATAATCCCACGCTGGCCAATTCCAACTTTGACATCCGCCACCGCATTGTGGTGAGCGTGTCTTACCGCAGGGTGTGGTCTGCATTTACGAGCAGTACGTTCTCGTTATTCGCCAGTGCGCAATCCGGTTCGCCGTTCACCTATGGTTTTGTGAACTATACGCCGCAGAACACGCCGCAGCAGATCAGCCTTGCCTACATCCCCGCCAAGGGCGAAACGGTGAATTTCTTTGCGCCCATTTACAAGAATGGCACGGTGGTAAGCTCGCCAGAGCAGCAAGCCGCTGCGTTTGATGCGTACATCAATGCAGATAAATACCTGCGCAGCCGCCGCGGTAATTTCACCGAGCGCAATGAAGGCCGCACACCATGGAACAATGACGCAGACTTCCATTTTGCGCAGGATTTTAACTTCAACATTGCGAAGAAGACGCCGCATACCTTCACCCTATCGCTGGACATTCTGAACCTTACCAACCTGCTGAATAAGAACTGGGGCTGGGTGTATTTTTCGCCCAATACTTACAATTCAACGGCCAGCGTGGGTTTGCAGCCATACATACCAGCGCGTAGCTCGCAGGGATACCCGCTGTACCAGTTCACCGATCCCGGTAAACCGTACTCCGTGGATCCGTTTGCCTCCCGCTGGCAAATGCAGATTGGTGGCCGCTACACTTTCTAATTGCTTATCGCTTTCCCGGATTGTAAAAATGAAAAGGGCTGTCTTATAAACAAAAGAGACAGCCCTTTTTATATTGAATTGTGTGTCAGATCGTAACCTCAGGTTATTGTAAGTGGTGATGTCGGATTGATCTTATCCTTTAACGCTTCAGTAATTGCTTTTCGACGCGACTGATCAATTTTTGCCGAAAGTTCCGGCTAATGGGCAAGGATTGATTTTTTATTCTTACCTGGTTTCCTTCGATAAATTCTATTTTAGAGAAATTGACAACAAAGGATTGATGAATTTTAATAAAATCGGCTGAAGGAAGCTGCTCTTCAATGCTTTTGAGGGTGAGGTATGTAATTATTTCTTTTTTGGGCGTGACTACCTTAACGTAGTTGCCTAAGCTCTCTGCATAAAGGATATCCACTAATTCAACCTTTTCAAGGCGTTTGTCACCTTTGATGAACAAGTAGGAGGGTGGTACATGGCCTGTTGCCAGTTCTTTTAGATCCTTATAGTCCTTACATTTTTGTACTGCTTTCAGAAACCTTTTAAATGCAATGGGCTTCAGCAGGTAATCAATAATATCGAGGGCATAACCGTCAATAGCATATTTGGGATAAGCAGTGGTAATTATTACCAGGGGAAGGTCGCCGTTTGCCGTGTTCAGATATTCTAAGCCGGATAACTTTGGCATCTCAATGTCCAGGAACATTAAGTCTGTCAAATTCAAGTCAATAAAAGACTTTGCTTTGATCGCACTCTCGAACTCACCGACAAGCTCCAGAAAAGGAACTTGATCAACAAACTCCCTTAAAACTTTACGGGCAACAGGTTCATCATCGACAATAATACACGTCAGCCTTTTCATATTATAATATTTAACATTACATAATAGTTAAATGCATCGTTTTTTGTTTCAAGGACATAGTTTTTGCCATAAAGCAGGTCAAGCCTCCTTCGGACATTGGCTAACCCAATACCACCCGATACCCTTCTGTCGTCATTGCAGGTGTTCGTACATTCAAATAGGACGTGCTTATCCTTTTGTACCAGCCGGATGGCTATCCTGTTTTCTGTCTCCTCATCGCTGGCACTAAACTTAAAGGCATTCTCCAAAAAGGGCATGAACAATAAAGGGGCAATTTTCACATGGCCATCCTCCATGATCATATCAAGTGTTACCCGAAGATTACTGTTACTTCTGGCCTTCTGTAAAGCTACATAGTTTTCGATGTAGGAAGCCTCCTTTGTCAGTGGTACAAAGTCAGCATCCGCTTCGTATAGGCTGTAACGGAGCAATCCGGAGAACTGCAACAGGATGTCCCTGGCCTTCTGGTCTTTGATGTCAATATTGCCGTAAATAGTATTTAAGCCGTTAAACAGGAAATGTGGGTTAACTTGAGATCGTAAATATTTCAATTCGATGTGTAATTGTTCTACCTCGATATTCTTAACGCGATCTTTTTGTTCGCTCCAGCGAAGGCTGAATAATAACAACGTAGAGATCAGGATAGACCAGACACTGTTGAACAAGTTCCATTTGAAGTAGTCGGGTAGTTTCATGACCTCCTTTGGCCACACTATCGTATCATAATGTTGCTGGCTTAGGCTTTTCAGGTAAGTATTAAGTATGACGAGCAGCAGTACGCTCAGCAGGTAAAATGCCGTTTTTTTACGGTCAAGCAATTGGGGAATGAGCAGGAAAGCATTTACATAGATCAGCATAGCCAGCAGGACGGTCGAGATGAATAGCGGTGGAAGGGTAAACAGCCAGCCTTTTTTGTGAATATAATCTTCCACGTTCATCAGGTTATAAGCGCCGTATACCAACCAAACAATCAGGTGAAACAGGTATCTGCCTGAAAAAACGCGGATAAGGCATGCTCTCATAGCGCTAAACTACGATTAATCCCTTAAATTGCTAAAGCATAGCCTGTAGCGCTTCCCAAATTCATAGCTATAAATCTAATTGTGTAGGATTTATGGCTGTTTATAAAAATAATTTGTTTCATGTAGTAGGAATCGGATATTGTAAACATCATTATCATTTACTTGCTATCAATAATTTATCTATGACTATGCAGGCTTGCATACCTGTGATTCCGAGCGCCGACTTACAAAGGAGCCTGCGCTTTTGGGTAGAAGGCTTAGGGCTGGCGGTAGACCGGGAAATAAGGCAGGATGGTGTGTTAGTAGGTTGTATGGTGTTTAACGAAAAGGTCTGCTTTTGGCTTAATCAACGCGCCGGTGGGCCGATAGGGCGGGAATATGAAGGCATCCGGCTTTACTGGACGCCTGATGCTCTTTTTGCTACAAGAGACCGTTTGGCGCGAATGGGCTATGAGGTGTCAGCAATTGAACAGCGGGACTATGGACAAACGGAGTTCTTCCTCACGGATGATGACGGCTATTCTCATTGCTTTGGCGTAGCGACTTTATAACACTAGAACCTTGTACTACCTGCCCACCGTTAATAACTATTTTTCTTGCAGTCTCACTTTTAAAGGTTTTACAGATAATCATGGAAACATCCGTCCCTTCGAAAATCAAGAGGATGAGCCCGCAACTTCTGGTAAAAGATATTGCCCGGGCGGTCCAATTCTACGCCAATGCTTTAGGGTTTAGTGTGGATTTCCGCTATGAGGACTTTTATGCAGGTATCATAAAAGATGGTTATTCCATTCACCTCAAAGTAGACGGGGATAATGCGGAAGGAAAAAGTAGCCAGGGAAATAGCGAGAATGTTTCCATCATATTCAACATAAGCCATATTGAAAGCCTGTATGATGAACTATGCACTGAAGGCATTTCAATTTCGCAGTCGTTACGGGATATGCCTTATGGAAAAGAGTTCTATATAGCTGATCCGGACGGGAACATTCTGGCATTCTTAGAATAACCTTGTGGTGATTTTAGGCTGGGCCGTTCGCTGGAGAAGGTTAGGCCTGGTAAAGTTGCTGCCTGGCCCTGGGCCTGATCCACAGCCGCCCACCCGTACGCAGTGGGCAAAACCTGCAGATTGGGCACGTAAAAGGAATCATGCTGAAGTGACAAAACTGCTCGGTGATTGAATAAAAAAATCAGGTAAATAGACTACCAAAGCAAGCTTATGGAAACTGCACATGACAATGTTAATATCACACAGGCCGTACCCATGTTTATGGTCATTAGCATGGAGAGGTCACTTGTATTTTATGTAGAAGGACTGGGCTTTACCATAAAAAATACATGGTTGCCAAGGGGCGTTATTGAATGGTGCTGGCTGGAACGCGAAGGCGTAGCCTTGATGTTGCAGGAATACCGCGGAGATCATCCGCACATACATGCGGAAAAAGGCGTTGGGATTGGCATTTGGTTCCAGTGCCGGGATGCTTTAGCCCTTTATAAAGAGTTCCTCTCGAAGGGGATAAAGGCCGAAGAGCCTTTTGTAGGTAACCAGATGTGGGATGTCAGGGTTATTGATCCTGATGGATACATTCTACATTTTGAAAGCCCAACTGATGTACCTGAAGAAACTAAGTTTTCGGATTGGACAGAACAAACGCAATAGTTTATGAAGATGATAGATGCAGAAGATTCACGGGTGATCCTTGCAATAGCGCTGATTGACGCAGGTGATATTGCCAACTTAATGCATTTACTCCGTAAATATCCAGAGCTTGTTCAAAGGAGGTTAATAAACCACCAGGAAGGCTATTTTAAAGATCCTTATCTGCTTTGGTTTATCGCGGATAATCCTGTCCGCAAAGGCAAGAGGCCCGGTAATATGATAAGGCTTATTGAGGAGCTCATAGAAACAGTTAAGCAGCTGGCTCCTGATACCTGCCTTTATCAAATTGATCATGCCTTAAAATTAGTAGCCTCCAGCCATACTATGCAGGTATCAGGTGTACTATTGCCAGCAATGGATTTGCTGATAGATGCCGGGGCCTCACCTGATTGCGCGATGGAAGCCTTGACAAATGGCAACTTGGAGGCAGCTGGGCACTTGATAAGCCGGGGCGCTCACCTGACGTTAGCATTGGCTGTTTGCCTGGAACGGCAATTGGATATTTATAAATTAGGAAACCAGGCAACTAATAACGAAAAATTGACTGCTCTTGCAGCTGCTGCGTATTACGGGAAAGCAGATAAGATAAAAGTATTGCTGGATATGAATATAAGCCCCAATGGCTTTCCTGAGGCCGAAAGTGGCTTCCATAGCCACGGCACTCCTTTACATTACGCTGTCAGTTCGGGAGACTTACCCTCCGTGCAGCTTTTAGTTGAAGCTGGCGCAAAGCTTGATGTGCCTGATAAGGTTTATAACGGAACGCCAAAGGACTGGGCTACCTATTTGAAAGCCCAGGCGCCCGGTGAGGCCGCAGACGGAAATTTTGCAGCCATTGAAAGCTATTTGTTATCAAAACCCCGTTACCGACGCTTATATTAAAATCGCAATGTATCCATGGGTTTAATCAGAGTGAGATTCCTTATTTTTAGCCTAACATATATTTGTATACTATGAAGGCGCATACGCTTGCTCTACTGCTATTTTTGGGGGGTCATGTACTTTCCGCGGCCGGCCAGGAACATTCAAGTTTTCCCATTGACGTGACTACCGGTCCTGCACCGCAGCTGTTTTCCGTTGACAATCAGTTACGTTTGAGTTACGAACTTCACCTGGTCAATTATGCGCCGTTCCCTGTGAAGTTGTCAGCATTACATATCACTGGCAATCCTGGAGGGCAGCTTACAGTACTTGATTCAAATTCCCTGAAGGATGACTTGGTTTTAGCCAATCACCTGCTTGGCAACACAGGTGATACTGTTCAAACCCAGACGCTGGAGCCAGGAAAGGCCGCCGTGATCTTCATAGATATGAGCCTTGAACAAAACCAGGGTATTCCTGCTTCCTTAGGCCATTTGTTTACTTTTAGCTTTCAGAATAATATGGGCAAAACGATTGTCCGGAACATGCCTGGGCCGGACATTGCTGTTCTTAGCGGCACAGCAGTCATAATCGGTCCGCCAGTTAAGGGTGCCGGCTGGGTTGCTTTTAATGCCTATGGCGGTTCGGGGCACCGGCGTTCATTCAATCCTGTTGACGGACGGTTGCAAATAGCGGAACGTTTCGCTATAGACTTTATGCAAGTGGGGCAGGACGGAAAGCTTTTCCACGGAGAACCTCAGCAAAACGCCAATTTTTACGGCTATGGCCGCCCTGTGTTAGCGGTGGCTGATGCAACCGTCTATGCGGTGAAAGACGGACTTGCGGAGCAAACCGGTACGAGTGAGCGGGAAAAAAGAGTAGTAACACTTGATAATATTGTGGGAGATTATGTTATCCTTGATCTGGGAAGCGGACGTTATGCCATATATGCGCATTTGCAGCCGGGCAAGATAACGGTACGCGCGGGTGACCGCGTCAAAGAAGGGCAGGTGCTGGGTTTACTGGGCAATTCCGGTAATAGTGATGAGCCCCACCTCCATTTTCAAATCATGGACAAGCCGTCCCCGCTTGGGGCAGAAGGACTGCCCTTTGTGATCAAAGAGTTTACCCAACAGGGTATTGCACAAAATACAGATGCAATGGATGAAGGCGCGGCCTGGAAAGGAAATGCGGAACGCCAGATCAAGACCGTATATTACCGGCAATTCCCGTTGGACAATGCGGTTATTGATCTGAAGTGAAAAGTTCATGGCAGCGGTGCAGTCATGATGAATGCGTTCACTTTCTTCTATTTAGTACTTCAATTGTATCAGTGGCCTGCTCAAAGCCTGGAATATTTGATTCATTATTAAATCCGGGGCAATTCGGTAGTTCACTACATGTTACAGGCAGGACCAGGTAGCTATTGCCATGGTGCCTGGCGGAATTGCCCGGCTGTATTCAATTCCAGCTTACCTGTTATTGCGCCTTATTTTTCTAAGCGCCATGGCCGGCTGCCCGGATAACCTGATCCACCATGGCAACCACCTCCCTGCTCACCCATCCCTGCTCCGGGAAGCCCTGCGCCCATTCCAACGGTGTCACATTTCGTGCAATATGCCATCCGGGGATTTCGCGCCAATCGAGATACTTTCTCAAGTTCACCCGGATATTAACGTCTGCTCCCTGGTCTAAAAGACGGCGTGCCATATAACCATCGCGCTGGCGGCCGTTCACATAGGCGCAACTGACGATGGCATTGAATAACGGCGTATGGCCGCCAAAACCTTCCTCATCAACTACCGCAGTTGCATCTACATCTGCTCCTTCTGCTAGCAGCCAGTCGAAGATCTCCCGTTCATCAAAGTCGATGGACAAATGCAGCAGCGTGGTCCCAGTGACCGGCGTGCCGCACATGCCCGACAACCGTTCGATCCCGCAACCCAACTGGGGTGGGTAGATCTCCTGATGATCAAATCTCCTGTTCAGCAGTTGCGGGTCGTGTTTTAGATGGATCTTAAGCCGGTCGAGATCACCCAAATGGAAGGCCATCAGCGGCGTGTCCGGTATGTCGTAGCCCCGGGCCTTAAATCGCCGCAGGATCGCGTGTTTCCCATCCGGGTTGCGGCTGTACGTTTCAAGCACCAGGGCAAGTGGGGCCAGCCTGTCGCCCTTTTCGTTGGTCAAGGGCCCGCCGGCATCATCCACAAATGCAAAGCCTTGGCTATTCAACGTTTCGCAGGCGCCCATGATAATGCCTGGCACCAACACTGCACCATGTTCATGCAACCACCTTGCCGTTTCGATCTTGCCTTGCAACAAAGCCCGGTCGAAGGCATGCTGAATATCTGTTGCACCCAGTGCCTTGATCGCTTTGACCATGTCAAGCAAACCCAGGTTCGCAGCATGGCTCATGGGCGGCCCCCAGTTACCACTCACTACAGGTACGTCCAGAAGGCCGGGGTGGTCTTTTAGCAACCGGATAACCTCGTCAATTTCATTGGCGCGGATTGCATCGCGGATCTGCTCTGCTGCGGTATTAGCCGCTATACGCAGCTTCAGTTGTGCCCAGGAAGAGAAATTGTATTCCCGCGCTATCACCAGCTGCGCATCGCTAAGTTTTAAGCGGGTTACGATGGATTCATCATCGGCAGCATGGAATTTCGGATGACAGCGTCTCACACGGTCGACGGCTTCCTTTGAATGTAGTTGGATCTGGTGGAGCAGTTCGCGGGCTTGTCGTTTGGGAACGTCGAGATGGGGCTGTGCCGGTAGGCGGCGTCGTACTGTAGACATAACTTTCCTTCTTTTAAATTTGCCGGTGTCCGCATTAAGGCAAGAAGTTAAGTTAAATAATGTAATGGATCGAAGATTACACCGGTGGGCTTTGCCCATTTCCGCGGACTGGATGCTTCCGGAAAGCGGATGAAAGATAGAAAAAATTCCTGAGATTTTTTCTACTAGTGGGCCTTATGGTGTTTTTTTTTACAGATATTCATCTTATTGTTAACAGACAGGTATCGGCTCCACCACCACGCTGTTACCTTTTAGGTCGTAATAAATACACAGCATGGCCTGCGTGTCAACGATCCATTTTTCAATACCTGCATCTGCCACTTGCTGACAAAAGGTCAAGAAGTCGGTTTTGCCTTGCTGATGTTCGGCAATGATCTGCCGAACGGCAGCTGGTGAAGCCTGCGCAAATATGTCCTTTTCGGCATAGATCGGGTCACCATTGAGCTGAAATCCATTCGCCCCGTGGTACTCGGTTTGCCCGTTCTTGACCACGAAATCATAATGCAGCAGGCCCAGTTGTTTTATTTCGTGTACATAAGCAGGGAAGTCTGCGCCGCTTTTTACTTTGGCGTGTGCCGCCTTCATTTGAAGTAGAGTGAACATCGTATTTAATTTTGATGTTCAAAGGTAGGCCGGCCCTGCCGCGTTCGATTGTAAAAATCCGTTTACTTTAAACGCCTCAGGTATTGTTCCGGGGTTACTGCGGTAAATTTCTTGAAGTCTTTTATAAAATGGGCCTGGTCATAAAATGCAGAGAGGTAGGCTGCATAGTCCCAGTTTCCGTTTTCCATAGCGGTTAACACATTGCGGGCACGTACAATAGTGGAGAACTTTTTCGGTGATGCGCCAACTTCCTGCCGGAAGCGCTTTTCGAGAGGGCTGGGGCTGGTATGTAATAGCCGAGCCAGTTCACTCATGCGAATGGTGCCTTTGGATTGATGAATGAGTTGCAGTGCGTGGCTCACCATTAGGTCTGCATGCCCTACGTTTAAATGTTCGATCAAAAATTGCTGGATCAGACCAATACGCTGCTGGTCGTCCGTGGCCATGGTTAGTTTTTCTTCGAGTTCGGCCAGTGATGGACCTGCAAAGAAATGTTCCAGCGAAAGGCTTTCACCAAATAGTTCGTGTAAGGGTGCTTTCAGGAACCGGGCAGCGCCATTTTCACGGAATACGACCAGTACGGAGCCGATACCGGCGGTGTTCTGGAATATGCGGTAAGTGTCAAGCAAGCCGGTAATACCCGCGGGGGCAAGCGGGTTCCATTTAGTTTCATCGCGGTAAGCCAATTTGCCCAAATACTGGAAACCCATCACCAGTGCCGTATCAGGTAGCACGTGATAGGCCGCTTCTTGTTCGTTTTCCGAAATGATCAAGTGCTTTATGTAGGGAAGCAACTCGTCGCATGGTAAATGAATTTCGAACTTCATCCTTAAAATTAAGGATTTACATGAAATTGAAGGTTAATATATAGGGAGAGAACCTTGTATCTTTTCCGAAAGCCGATGGCGGGGAGTATCGGAGCAGGTGGCGAAAAGGCAGTTAATCGCCATGGGTCAGATTTTACTTACATAAAGTAAGATTTGACTCATTTTTCTAACAGCCTTGTGCCGACCTTTGTCTTCCACTTAATAGCAAAAACTATGATACTAGTAACCGGCGCCACCGGAAAGTTGGGCGGTAAGGTCATCGATACGCTGATCCGCAACCAGATTGACCCGGGAAAGATCGCGGCACTTGTACGGCAGGAAGAAAAAGCGGTACACTTGAAAGAACAAGGCATCGATATACGCATTGGCGATTATGATGACCGGGCATCCTTAGACCGGGCTATGGATGGTATTGACCGGGTATTGCTGGTTTCCGGCGTTGATAGGTCGAAAATAATGCAGCAACATAAAAATGTGATCGATGCCGCGAAGCAGGGTGGGGTTAGATCCCTGTCTTATACCGGTAATTGCCTTAAGGACCGGTATACGTTGGTTAATGACATCATGCTGAGCCACTTTGAGACAGAAGATTATATCATGGCAAGCGGGCTGAATTACCAGATATTCAGGAACGTGCTTTATATGGATTCCATGGCGCATTATATGCTGGGCAAAGATTTCCTGGCAAAGGGAATTAACCTGCCGGCCGGTGATGGCCGGGTTGCTTATGCCCTGAGGAGCGAAGAGGCGGAGGCGATCGGGAACGTGTTAGCCCACGAGCACCTGGATAGCCGTAGCTATAATTTTACCGGGACCAGGGCCTATTCGTTCTATGACGTGGCAGAGACGCTGAGTGAGCTTTATGGGGTGAAAATTACTTATACGCCCGTTTCAATGGAGGCTTACACGGCTAGTGCACTATCTTCGGGGGTGCCTGAGCAGGCGGTTAAGATGATGGCTCCTTTTTTTACAGACATAGCCAATGGACAGGGGAGTATGGTGGCAACGGACCTGGAAAATGCCCTTGGCCGCAAGCCCGCTGATTTGAAGACCGGGTTAAAGGCGTTGTTGAATTTATAGGATCAAGACCAGTTATATGGCAGCAAAACAGATACCGTTACACTTAAAAACCATTACGGAGTACCATCATATGCTGGGACTTCCCAAGCCCGAACATCCGTTGGTGAGCCTGACAAGATTTGAAGATATTCCCTATAATCCTGAACAACCACTGAAGGCAATTGTCATGAATTTTTACAGCATTGCCCTCAAGAAGACCTTTCATGCCAGGCTTAAATACGGTCAGCAGGAAGTGGACTTCGATGAAGGTGTGATGCTTTTTATGGCACCGGCCCAGGTACTTGCCATCGATGGCCCCCGGGAAACGGTGGACGGTCATAAAGGATGGCTGCTGCTCATTCACCCGGACCTGTTGTGGGGCACGGAGCTTTTGAAAAAGATCCGCAGGTATGAGTTTTTTGATTATAAAACAAATGAAGCACTACACCTGTCCGATATTGAGCAGCAATTGATCATCCGGATCATGCAGGATATCCGCCAGGAATACACGGCAAGGATCGACCACCTCAGCCAGGACGTTATTGTTGCCCAGCTGGAACTACTGCTCACTTATGCAGAAAGATTCTATCAGCGCCAGTTTATCACGCGCAAGGCGGGTAATTACCAGGTGCTCCATAAGATGGAAGCATTGGTCAACAGCTACTTTGAAGAAAGTGATCTTCACCTGAAAGGGATGCCTCCGGTGAAATATTTCGCTGACGCTTTGCACTTGTCTCCAGGCTACCTCAGCAGGTTGCTGAAGTCATTAACCGGGCAAAGTACCAAACAGTTCATTACAAACAAGATAATTGAGCTGGCCAAAGAAAAGCTCTCTACCACAAACCTTACCATGAACGAGATCGCTTATATGCTGGGCTTTGAGCACCCACAGTCATTTGGTAAGCTTTTTAAAATGCAAACCAGGATGTCCCCGCTGGAATTCCGGCAGTCATTTGGCTGAGTAGTTAAAACGCGGTACAGGCGATCCCCCCAATGGCCGCGGGGGACAATGATAACCCCAAAGAACAGACGGCTGTAAGTTAAGGCGTTCGGTATGCGCCGGATGCAACCTTTCGTGATCCCTGTCATTGTTTTTCGTGATGCTCCTCATTCTCCCGCGAACCTGAATGCTTTTACTTTACACCCATCATTTACCCCGGTAGCCCTTATTCACGGCCAGGGGGCGGGACAACGGAGATGACCGTTGCTGACGTATTTACGAAATCATTAAATAATCATAGTAAAATTCAGGTTATGGAAAGTCAAATTAAGGCAATTGCCCGTAGCTGGTACGTTGAGCTGATACTGGGCTTACTGTTCATTGTGGTAGGCATTTGGGTATTTATGACCCCGGTGTCATCTTATGTAGCGCTCTCTTTTTTCTTCGCGGCCGCTTTCCTGGTAACCGGAATAATGGAAATATCCTTTGCCGTATCCGGCAGAAAATATACGGTTGGTTGGGGCTGGTCTTTAGCCGCGGGGATCGTTGATACGCTTGTTGGATTACTGCTGGTGGCTACACCCGCGTTTACAATGCTCGTACTGCCATTCTATATTGGGTTTGCCATTTTGTTTCGTTCCTCCCTGGCCATCGGTCTTTCTATTGAGCTTGGCAGGTTAAAGGTACCAGACTGGGGTTGGCTGTTGTTTATAGGAATAGTGGGCATTGTATTGGCCTTTATTATGATCTGGAACCCGGTGTTCGCCGGTCTTACTATTGTCATTTATACGGCCATGGCATTTGTGTCTATGGGCATCTTCGAGCTTTACCTGTCATTCCGTCTTAAGAAGTTTAATAAGGAGTTATAATCCCAATACCGGATAAGGTAATGGACAGCTGCAACGCCTGAACCATTGATCCCGGCTGGAAGAAACGGCCATTGATGCGAAGGAAGCAAGCGATAGTCAATGGATTGCAATTGGTACTTTCATTTTTAACAATAAATACTTAAAACTATGAAAAGTATATTGACCCTGGTCTTACGCTCGGTTGTTGCCTCCATTATCTTGTGCACGGCATGTACTAATCCCCCGAAGCCTGCTGCAACAGGAACGCAATCCTCAGCCAGCCCGGCATCAAATAATAATGACCTGTTAACCCAGGAACGCTTGCGCCGCTTCGATACCCTGGATTTCCAGTTTTACAGTAA
Proteins encoded:
- a CDS encoding SDR family oxidoreductase, whose product is MILVTGATGKLGGKVIDTLIRNQIDPGKIAALVRQEEKAVHLKEQGIDIRIGDYDDRASLDRAMDGIDRVLLVSGVDRSKIMQQHKNVIDAAKQGGVRSLSYTGNCLKDRYTLVNDIMLSHFETEDYIMASGLNYQIFRNVLYMDSMAHYMLGKDFLAKGINLPAGDGRVAYALRSEEAEAIGNVLAHEHLDSRSYNFTGTRAYSFYDVAETLSELYGVKITYTPVSMEAYTASALSSGVPEQAVKMMAPFFTDIANGQGSMVATDLENALGRKPADLKTGLKALLNL
- a CDS encoding helix-turn-helix domain-containing protein, translated to MAAKQIPLHLKTITEYHHMLGLPKPEHPLVSLTRFEDIPYNPEQPLKAIVMNFYSIALKKTFHARLKYGQQEVDFDEGVMLFMAPAQVLAIDGPRETVDGHKGWLLLIHPDLLWGTELLKKIRRYEFFDYKTNEALHLSDIEQQLIIRIMQDIRQEYTARIDHLSQDVIVAQLELLLTYAERFYQRQFITRKAGNYQVLHKMEALVNSYFEESDLHLKGMPPVKYFADALHLSPGYLSRLLKSLTGQSTKQFITNKIIELAKEKLSTTNLTMNEIAYMLGFEHPQSFGKLFKMQTRMSPLEFRQSFG
- a CDS encoding HdeD family acid-resistance protein, with translation MESQIKAIARSWYVELILGLLFIVVGIWVFMTPVSSYVALSFFFAAAFLVTGIMEISFAVSGRKYTVGWGWSLAAGIVDTLVGLLLVATPAFTMLVLPFYIGFAILFRSSLAIGLSIELGRLKVPDWGWLLFIGIVGIVLAFIMIWNPVFAGLTIVIYTAMAFVSMGIFELYLSFRLKKFNKEL